The Paenibacillus spongiae nucleotide sequence AGCCGCTGCCGCATCGCATGTAGCTTTGAACGCTTCCTTCACGCTGCGGTCATCCCATAGCAACGTATCATCCAAGTCGAACAAGACCGCTTTCTTTGCCATAGTTCTTTCGTCCACTCCAGTCGTCAATTATTTCTCGTTGATCGTAATGTTGTTCGCTGCCGCGAACGCACGCAGCCGCTCCGCCATCTCGTCTGTCGGATAGCGGTTGATTAGCCGGGTGAATACCCAATTGGTTCCCTTGACCTGTTCGATAACGATACTTCCCGATTGCAGACCGATCGCTTTGATCGAGCCCGCGTACAATGTCTTGTCGCCTCCGAAACGGCGGGATTTGACGAAGTCCTTGCCTACCGCCAAGTATGGGCGCCTTAGAATAAACATGACGGCCATTAAAATGTAGCAGGCAATCGTAACCCAATACAGCCAGCCCGACTGCTTATACGCGCCGGAGTAGGTCGACATCGTGATGAAGAACGATATAAACAGGATCAGGAAAACCGGCAATACGATGCTTCTGCCTTTGAAGACATCCATCTTTGGGGCGGATGATGCGCTGGTATTCAATGGCGCCTGTCCCTGCTTCTTGCGCTGCTTGTTAAGCTGAGTTTGATTCTTACGGACTTTACGTTCCCAAGATCGCGATGACAAATCGTGTTCCTCCTAATCATATGTAGCCTATCTTACGCTCACGTTCATTACCGTTGCCAGACATCAATAAGGCCTTGCAAACTTGGCAATGAAACGGTTCGGATACTCGGAAGGCAATGCGCTGGCTTCATCCAGCTCATCCCAAGCCTCTTGCGGCATCGTCCATCCGACTGCACCCATATTATCTTCGAATTGCTCGAGTGTTCGGGCACCAAAAATCGGCGACGTAATGCCTTGCCGCTGCAGCAGCCACCTCAAGGCTACCTGTGCCGGCGATTTGTCCAGCCGCTTCGAGACAGCCGTTACGGCATCGAGAATCGCGAAGTTCCGCTCTGTGCTTCTTAATGCCCACGAGCTCTCTCCCGCCTTGGCGGTAAGCCTGCCTTCCGTCGGCTCTTCCCGCGTATAGCGTCCGGTTAGGAAACCTCCTCCTAACGGCGCCCATGGGATAATGCCGACATTCTCCTCGGCACACAACGACATCATCTCGCGATCCATCTCGCGGCTGACGAGACTGTACTGCGGCTGAATGGATATGAATCGAACGTAACGGTTCATATCGCTGCACCCGAGCGATTTCATGAGCTGCCAGGCGAAGAAATTCGAGCACCCGATATAACGCACTTTACCGGATGTAACCAGATCGTCAAGCGTCCGAAGCGTTTCCTCAATAGGAGTGGCATGATCCCACACATGGACTTGATACAAATCGATATAGTCGGTTTGCAGCCTCTTCAAACTGGCGTCAAGCCCGTCCATAATATGCTTTCTCGAAATACCCGCGCCATTCGGATGATCGGCTGTGGTCATGCGAACCTTCGTAGCGAGAACAATCTCTGAGCGGCGATCCTTGATCGCCTTGCCTACGATTTCTTCGGACCGGCCGGATACGTAGACATCTGCCGTATCGAGGAAATTCCCGCCTTGCTCCATGAAACGGTTGATCATTTCGATAGATTCTTCTTCACTGGTTGTATTGCCGAAGGTCATCGTGCCGAGACAAAGCTCGGATACAGCTAATCCGCTCCGGCCTAACAGACGGTATTGCATGTGAATCCCCCTTCTTTGCGTTTGTATATCCGAAGGTTCGGTCAGTGCTTTATACTGTCATCCCCATCTACCAATGTAATGCTATCCAGCTGGACGCGGAAATTCCGCTTGAAGTTGTCCAAATATTGACGTCGAAGCTCGGCACGTTCCAGCGTCTCTTCTTCCGTCAATCCGATCGTCTTATGCTTTCTTGCGAGTTCATTGATTCTTGCGATTATCTTTTCCAAAAAAAGACTCCTTCCTATGTTTCCAATGCACGTATATTCCACTCTTTACTTTGACCTTTTAACGGTCTAATGTCAAGAAAACCGCAAAAAAACGGCGGACTTCTTAGTCCGCCGGTACGATTAAAGTTTGACCTACCTTGAGCATGCTGCTGCTCAGTTGATTGCGTTCCTTCAAATTATAAACAATTCGCCGCAGGTCGTCTCCTTCCTCACGGACGGTTCCGGCGATCTTCCACAGTGTGTCCCCGGCCCCTACAACAATGACCTTCTCCCCTGCCATTGGCGCTGCAGGCTCTCCTCCGCCGGCAAATCCTTTCATGAGCATGAAGCCGAAGAATAACACGATGAAAAATACGCCTACTATTGCTAATCGCAGCATCATTCTCTCCACGCGCCGGTCATTGGCTTGACGCTTCGAACGATTGCCGTTATTCACTTTGTCTTTATTGTAATTGTAAGTAGAGATTGCTGTCATCATATCTCATTACCCCCAAACGTTTGTTCTGTTCTTGTTGAAATTAGAATAACACGAACATTCGTTTGGCGTCAACTGTTTTTGGAACGTTTGTTCGCATGCGAATGCGAACCTCTGTTTCTCGAACTTATGTTTGTACGAACTCCGGTTCTGTGTTATAATTTGACACAAATGAACTTATGGAGTGATTCCGGTGTCGAAACTTTCCAACCGCCAGCAGGCGATACTTGAATTCATTAAGACCGAGGTTCGGGAGAAGGGCTATCCGCCTTCCGTCCGTGAGATTGGCGAATCGGTCGGCCTTGCTTCAAGCTCTACCGTCCACGGCCACTTGGACAGATTGGAGAAGAAAGGATTGATCCGTCGGGATCCGACGAAGCCGAGGGCCATCGAAATTTTGGATCAGGACATGACCGATCTGCCGTTCCCGCTTGCCATCGCCAAAGTGCCTGTCGTCGGTAAAGTCACAGCTGGTATTCCAATTACAGCTACCGAGAACATCGAAGACTACTTTCCGCTGCCGGCGGACCGTGTGGGAGACGATACCGTCTTCATCCTGAATATTATGGGCGAGAGTATGATTGAAGCCGGTATTCATGACGGCGACTATGTTATTGTCCGCCAGCAGCAAACCGCAAGCAATGGCGATATCGTCGTTGCGATGACAGAAGACGACGAAGCTACGGTGAAGACGTTCTACAAGGAGAAGGATCACATTCGGCTCCAGCCGGAGAACGCGACCATGGAACCGATTCGCTTGCGCAATGTGACTATTCTCGGCAAAGTCATCGGACTTTTCCGGGACATTCACTAGTACCGCATAATAAGAAGGGGCTGTCTATCAACCGCTGCATAAGCGATTGGTGGACAGCCCCTTCTTTATCAACCGCACGGAGCGGATCGCAAGAACATTACGCGAGCACGCCATGATGTTCTTGCGGTAATTCGTTCAATCATCTATTATTGGCCAGCAGCAATTCATACACCGTGAAGAGCAGAAGGATAAATTTGTGTGAATACCGGCGTCTGAAGCGATAACAAGCACATTCTGATTTCGCGGCGATTTGTTTAATTTACATCGTCATGCTTCAGTTGTTCGAACACTTTCACATACTCCTCGTATTTCACTTTCCATATGTCTTTTCTAGATTCTATGATTCTGCCGTCAAGAATAGCTTCGATGACATCCAGACAAACATCCCACCCTGCTATATCTCTGGGGGTATGATCCGTTATCTTCGTAATCTTCTCGATAAAGACCAACCGGCAGCCCTCCGGCTCCGCCTCGAGTTCGAAACGAACACGGTCTGCATCCCATGTGTACTCGAGCACAGAGTTGTTTCGGAACTCGATGATTTCCATTTCGTCATACGTGCCATCCTGCATGTCGAACTTGATCGTACCGCCTTCGCGAAGGTCATCAATCCGCAGCTCGGAAAACCACTGGGCAAGCTTATCGTTTTCAGTCAACATTGCCCATACGTCCTCGACGGTATGCTTCAGATGTCTTTCGAATCGAGCTATAACGAGCTCATCAGCCTTGCTTATCTTAGCTAGCATTAGAATAATCTCCTCCTGTACGATCAAATAGAATCCCCCTCGATATCCGAGGATAAGACATACCTATCCTTCAGTATCAAGCTCCAAATCGCTCCTGTTACCAGCATGCAGCTGCTATTTATTTTTCCTCGAATCTCGCAGCTTTCAAGAAATCGCACCTCTATAGAGTCATTCACTTTTACCGTTAATCCGACAATCCGATTACAAAAAAAAGGTCTTGGGTGCAGCTCGGGGGCAGCCCGATCCTATCGTTCAAATCATGAACGTTGCCCCCATTTAGCTATCCCCAAAACCTTGTTAAATCGATCTTATTCTAAATTAATACAGCGTCAGATATTGATCGCGTTCCCATTGATGGACTTGCGTACGATACATATCCCACTCGATTTCCTTGAGCTCATAGAAGTGGGCAAGTGCATGATCGCCAAGGGCGTCGCAGATCACTTCGCTGCGGAGCATCTCTTCAAGGCTTTCCTTCAGGTCGAGCGGCAGGCTTGGAATCCCTTCATCCACACGCTCTTCATCCGTCATGACATAGATGTTGCGATCTGTCGGAGCCGGAACGGTCAGCTTATTCTGAATACCGTCAAGACCCGCTTTCAGCATGACAGCTAGCGCCAGGTATGGATTAGCTGCCGGATCCGGGTTACGAACTTCTACACGCGTGCTCAGACCGCGGGATGCCGGAATACGGATCATCGGGCTTCGGTTGCTTGCCGACCATGCAACATAACATGGGGCTTCATAGCCTGGAACCAGACGCTTGTAAGAGTTTACGGTCGGATTCGTAATCGCTGCGAATGCGCGGGCATGCTTAAGAATGCCGGCCATATACTGGTAAGCTGTCTGGCTCAAGCCAAGCTTGTCAGTCTCGTCATAGAACGCGTTCTTCTTCCCTTGGAACAGCGATTGGTGGCAGTGCATACCCGATCCGTTCACACCGAACAGCGGCTTCGGCATAAATGTCGCATGGAGGCCATGTTGGCGTGCAACGGTCTTGACGACCAGCTTGAAGGTTTGAATCTGGTCAGCCGCTTTCACCGCGTCCGCATATTTGAAGTCAATCTCATGTTGGCCTGGAGCTACTTCGTGATGGGATGCTTCGATTTCGAAGCCCATTTCTTCCAATGTCAGAACGATCTCGCGACGGCAGTTCTCGCCCAGGTCGGTAGGAGCCAAGTCGAAATAGCCGCCTTGGTCGTTCAGTTCCATCGTCGGATCGCCTTTCGCGTCGGTCTTGAACAGGAAGAACTCCGGCTCCGGACCGACATTCATTGCCGTAAAGCCAAGCTCCTCGGCTTCCTTCAGCACACGCTTCAGAATGCCGCGCGGGTCACCGGCGAATGGCGTTCCATCCGGCATGTAGACGTCGCAGATCAACCGCGCAACGCGGTCTTCCGTTACCCATGGGAATACGACCCATGTATCGAGATCCGGATACAGGTACATGTCCGACTCTTCGATACGCACATAACCTTCGATGGAAGATCCGTCGAACATCATCTTGTTATCAAGAGCCTTCTCCAGCTGGCTGATCGGAATCTCCACGTTCTTGATCGTACCCAGCAAATCGGTAAATTGTAGACGAATGAAGCGGACGTTCTGTTCCTTGGCAATACGTTTAATATCCTCTGCAGTGTAGCTCATGGTTTCATCTCCTATGCTATGAATAAATTATTTCTTTGTATAAAAATGGGACAATTGGCCTTGAATCATCGAAGCCTTGCCAGGTCTCTTCTCGAGAAGCTGCTGCTTCAGCATGCGATGCAGTTGGGTCTCGGACATCTCGCGCCGCTTTACCTCCGACAGCTCGCTGACGACGGTCGCTTCTTCCGATTCCCTCGTTACCGGATTCATAACTTGCTTAATGCCGGCGATATTAACGCCCTTCTCAATTAACGATTTGATCTCCAGCAAGCGCTCGACATCATTAAAGGAAAATAATCGCTGATTGCCGGAGGTGCGCGCCGGAACGATCAATTCATGCTGTTCATAATAACGAATTTGCCGTGCGGACAAATCTGTTAGCTTCATGACGATGCCGATCGGAAAAAGCGCCATATTTCTGCGTATTTCGTCACCCATGTCCCCATCAACCTTCCAGTGTCTGTAATATGAACCTATTGTACCGCTCAACATTAAACATGTCAAGTTATGTAAGGTTTAATTACAATCAACTTTCTCTCCGCTAAAGCGGATAAAGCGTTCAGAACACCGAATTTCACATGCGCGTAGGTTAATCCGCCCTGCATGTAAGCAATGTAAGGTTCTCTAATGGGAGCATCGGCCGACAGTTCGAGGCTGCCGCCCTGCATGAAAGTTCCGGCTGCCATGATGACAGGATGCTCATAGCCGGGCATGTCCCATGGTTCCGGCACTACATGAGCGTCTACGGCGGCTGCTCGTTGTACACCTTGAACGAATGCAATGAGCTGCTCGGGATCCGTAAACTTCACAGCCTGAATAAGGTCCGTTCGCGGAGCGTCCCAGCGGGGATTGCTGTCGAAGCCCAGCTTCTCGAACATCGCCGCTGCGAACACGCTCCCTTTAAGGGCTTGTCCTACCATATGAGGCGCAAGAAAGAGCCCTTGATACATCGCACGCAATGTATCCAACGTCGCTCCAACTTCTCCTCCAATCCCTGGAGCGGTCAAACGGAAAGCGGTCAGCTCGACCGCCTTGTGAGTTCCTGCTACATAGCCCCCGGTAGGCGCGATTCCGCCTCCCGGATTCTTGATGAGCGAGCCGGCCATTAAATCGACGCCAACCTCTGTCGGCTCCAGCTCTTCCGTAAACTCGCCGTAACAATTATCGACAAAGACAAGGACGTCCGGTTTCAGCCCCTTGACTCGTTTAACCATATCGGCAATTTCTGAAACCGTAAACGATGAACGCCAGTCGTAGCCGCGGGAACGCTGAATGCCAATAACCTTCGTCCGTTCATTGATCTGTGAGGCAACCTCTTCCCAATCGACGCTTCCGTCCTTCTGGAGTTCAACCTCTCTATATCCGATGCCAAAATCCTGCAGCGA carries:
- the lexA gene encoding transcriptional repressor LexA; amino-acid sequence: MSKLSNRQQAILEFIKTEVREKGYPPSVREIGESVGLASSSTVHGHLDRLEKKGLIRRDPTKPRAIEILDQDMTDLPFPLAIAKVPVVGKVTAGIPITATENIEDYFPLPADRVGDDTVFILNIMGESMIEAGIHDGDYVIVRQQQTASNGDIVVAMTEDDEATVKTFYKEKDHIRLQPENATMEPIRLRNVTILGKVIGLFRDIH
- a CDS encoding LysM peptidoglycan-binding domain-containing protein, with the translated sequence MMTAISTYNYNKDKVNNGNRSKRQANDRRVERMMLRLAIVGVFFIVLFFGFMLMKGFAGGGEPAAPMAGEKVIVVGAGDTLWKIAGTVREEGDDLRRIVYNLKERNQLSSSMLKVGQTLIVPAD
- the glnA gene encoding type I glutamate--ammonia ligase, which produces MSYTAEDIKRIAKEQNVRFIRLQFTDLLGTIKNVEIPISQLEKALDNKMMFDGSSIEGYVRIEESDMYLYPDLDTWVVFPWVTEDRVARLICDVYMPDGTPFAGDPRGILKRVLKEAEELGFTAMNVGPEPEFFLFKTDAKGDPTMELNDQGGYFDLAPTDLGENCRREIVLTLEEMGFEIEASHHEVAPGQHEIDFKYADAVKAADQIQTFKLVVKTVARQHGLHATFMPKPLFGVNGSGMHCHQSLFQGKKNAFYDETDKLGLSQTAYQYMAGILKHARAFAAITNPTVNSYKRLVPGYEAPCYVAWSASNRSPMIRIPASRGLSTRVEVRNPDPAANPYLALAVMLKAGLDGIQNKLTVPAPTDRNIYVMTDEERVDEGIPSLPLDLKESLEEMLRSEVICDALGDHALAHFYELKEIEWDMYRTQVHQWERDQYLTLY
- a CDS encoding aldo/keto reductase → MQYRLLGRSGLAVSELCLGTMTFGNTTSEEESIEMINRFMEQGGNFLDTADVYVSGRSEEIVGKAIKDRRSEIVLATKVRMTTADHPNGAGISRKHIMDGLDASLKRLQTDYIDLYQVHVWDHATPIEETLRTLDDLVTSGKVRYIGCSNFFAWQLMKSLGCSDMNRYVRFISIQPQYSLVSREMDREMMSLCAEENVGIIPWAPLGGGFLTGRYTREEPTEGRLTAKAGESSWALRSTERNFAILDAVTAVSKRLDKSPAQVALRWLLQRQGITSPIFGARTLEQFEDNMGAVGWTMPQEAWDELDEASALPSEYPNRFIAKFARPY
- a CDS encoding DUF896 domain-containing protein produces the protein MEKIIARINELARKHKTIGLTEEETLERAELRRQYLDNFKRNFRVQLDSITLVDGDDSIKH
- a CDS encoding methionine gamma-lyase family protein, whose amino-acid sequence is MHDIFRKLDGISERNQWKVIRAFQKHRVSDYHFNGSTGYGYNDRGREILDLVYADVFGAEAALVRPHFVSGTHTISCALFGLLRPGDELLYITGRPYDTLHKVIGKPGDGKGSLQDFGIGYREVELQKDGSVDWEEVASQINERTKVIGIQRSRGYDWRSSFTVSEIADMVKRVKGLKPDVLVFVDNCYGEFTEELEPTEVGVDLMAGSLIKNPGGGIAPTGGYVAGTHKAVELTAFRLTAPGIGGEVGATLDTLRAMYQGLFLAPHMVGQALKGSVFAAAMFEKLGFDSNPRWDAPRTDLIQAVKFTDPEQLIAFVQGVQRAAAVDAHVVPEPWDMPGYEHPVIMAAGTFMQGGSLELSADAPIREPYIAYMQGGLTYAHVKFGVLNALSALAERKLIVIKPYIT
- a CDS encoding MerR family transcriptional regulator encodes the protein MGDEIRRNMALFPIGIVMKLTDLSARQIRYYEQHELIVPARTSGNQRLFSFNDVERLLEIKSLIEKGVNIAGIKQVMNPVTRESEEATVVSELSEVKRREMSETQLHRMLKQQLLEKRPGKASMIQGQLSHFYTKK
- a CDS encoding SRPBCC family protein, which gives rise to MLAKISKADELVIARFERHLKHTVEDVWAMLTENDKLAQWFSELRIDDLREGGTIKFDMQDGTYDEMEIIEFRNNSVLEYTWDADRVRFELEAEPEGCRLVFIEKITKITDHTPRDIAGWDVCLDVIEAILDGRIIESRKDIWKVKYEEYVKVFEQLKHDDVN